A region from the Enterobacteriaceae endosymbiont of Donacia clavipes genome encodes:
- the secG gene encoding preprotein translocase subunit SecG, with protein sequence MYKLLLILFILITIILISVIMFQDNNEIDISSSSNSIKSPFNTNISNKILTRLIIILTSLFFIISLLLNNINVKKYKKKTTQQINITKYNNK encoded by the coding sequence ATGTATAAGTTATTATTGATTTTATTTATTTTGATTACAATTATTTTAATTAGTGTTATTATGTTTCAAGATAATAATGAAATAGATATTAGTTCATCATCAAATAGTATAAAATCACCTTTTAATACAAATATTTCAAATAAAATATTAACTAGGTTAATTATTATATTAACGTCTTTATTTTTTATTATCAGTTTATTATTAAATAATATTAATGTAAAAAAATATAAAAAAAAGACAACGCAACAAATTAATATAACAAAGTATAATAATAAGTAA
- the infB gene encoding translation initiation factor IF-2 → MIDAVITIKSLANEIKISVKNIIKYFSDNGISKLENDIVNIEEKKIFLTYLKNKKIKNLKLLNFKKKTRDISYVNNNKGKKKSIKIINKKKNLFINNIKNITDHKKKKYLELNKKKINKNKKYYIQKNLKNKNINNDIFNKKIYKKKKYKLNSKNNKNNKKNNTYKKYKLNSSKLYQNFHKPIKNINRNIIINETISIIELSNKMAIKSSKLMKIIINMGEKIFDVNQYLKQETAQLIAEEMGHKVILRRENDIEKLLINNTNNIDIKPETRSPIVTIMGHVDHGKTSLLDYIFSSNVALKEIGGITQYINAYEIKFNNKNITFIDTPGHKSFTSMRLRGIQITDIIILVIAADDGVMPQTIEAIKHARKTKVSIIVAINKIDKKISNFKKIKSDLSRYNIIPEEWGGDNIFINVSAKTGEGINNLLNAIILQAEILELKANNKGMAQGIVIDSYLDKGKGPIANILIKEGVLTKGNIVLCGYTYGKIKGLINFKGENILQAGPSTPIKILGLSEIPYAGDILIEVNNEKKAKEVALYRKNKYREIKLEKKQKQFKKIFLDLNDNNKNIHEINILLKGDVQGSVEAVKDTLINLSNEKIHIKIINSGVGEITETDISFAMASNKNNVIIIAFNIKANNIAKSLIKKEKIKIKYFSIIYNLIDDMKKYIKNLLLPEYKEKLLGLAEVRSIFTIPKIGIIAGCIVTYGIIKRNNLMKLLRDKNIIYQGILDSLRRFKENVNEVRNGMECGISIKNFNNIQIGDKIKIFEKTEITKK, encoded by the coding sequence ATGATAGATGCTGTTATAACTATAAAATCATTAGCTAATGAAATTAAAATTTCAGTAAAAAATATAATAAAATATTTTTCTGATAATGGTATTTCTAAATTAGAAAATGATATAGTTAATATAGAAGAAAAAAAAATTTTTTTAACATATTTAAAAAATAAAAAAATAAAAAATTTAAAATTATTAAATTTTAAAAAAAAAACACGTGATATTTCATATGTAAATAATAATAAAGGTAAAAAAAAATCAATAAAAATTATAAATAAAAAAAAAAATTTATTTATAAATAATATAAAAAATATTACAGATCATAAAAAGAAAAAATATTTAGAATTAAACAAAAAAAAAATAAATAAAAATAAAAAATATTATATTCAGAAAAATTTAAAAAATAAAAACATAAATAATGATATTTTTAATAAAAAAATATATAAAAAAAAAAAATATAAATTAAATTCTAAAAATAATAAAAATAATAAAAAAAATAATACTTACAAAAAATATAAATTAAATTCTTCTAAGTTATATCAAAATTTTCATAAACCTATTAAAAATATTAATCGCAATATTATTATTAACGAAACTATCAGTATAATAGAATTATCTAATAAAATGGCAATTAAAAGTTCAAAATTAATGAAAATTATAATAAATATGGGAGAAAAAATTTTTGATGTTAATCAATATTTAAAACAAGAAACTGCACAATTAATAGCGGAAGAAATGGGTCATAAAGTTATATTACGTCGCGAAAATGATATAGAAAAATTATTGATTAATAATACAAATAATATTGACATAAAACCAGAAACAAGATCTCCAATAGTAACAATTATGGGGCATGTAGATCATGGAAAAACTTCATTATTAGATTATATTTTTTCTAGTAATGTTGCTTTAAAAGAAATTGGCGGAATAACTCAATATATAAATGCTTATGAAATAAAATTTAACAATAAAAATATAACATTTATTGACACTCCAGGACATAAATCTTTTACCTCTATGAGGTTAAGAGGTATACAAATTACAGATATAATTATATTAGTTATTGCAGCTGATGATGGAGTTATGCCTCAAACTATAGAAGCAATAAAACATGCAAGAAAAACAAAAGTATCTATTATAGTTGCTATTAATAAAATAGATAAAAAAATTTCAAATTTTAAAAAAATAAAAAGTGATTTAAGTAGATATAATATTATACCTGAAGAATGGGGTGGCGATAATATTTTTATTAATGTTTCTGCTAAAACAGGTGAAGGTATTAATAATTTATTAAATGCCATTATATTACAAGCTGAAATATTAGAATTAAAAGCAAATAATAAGGGTATGGCACAAGGAATTGTTATTGATTCTTATTTAGATAAAGGAAAAGGACCTATAGCTAATATTTTAATAAAAGAAGGAGTATTAACAAAAGGAAATATAGTACTATGTGGATATACTTATGGGAAAATTAAAGGATTAATTAATTTTAAAGGAGAAAATATACTTCAAGCAGGACCTTCTACTCCTATTAAAATTTTAGGTTTATCCGAAATACCATATGCTGGTGATATTTTAATAGAAGTAAATAATGAAAAAAAAGCTAAAGAAGTAGCATTATATCGAAAAAATAAGTATCGTGAAATTAAATTAGAAAAAAAACAAAAACAATTTAAAAAAATATTTTTAGATTTAAACGATAATAATAAAAATATTCATGAAATAAATATTTTATTAAAAGGAGATGTACAAGGTTCTGTAGAGGCGGTTAAAGATACATTAATTAATTTATCTAATGAAAAAATTCATATAAAAATTATTAATTCAGGAGTAGGAGAAATCACGGAAACAGATATATCATTTGCAATGGCTAGTAATAAAAATAATGTTATTATTATTGCTTTTAATATTAAAGCAAATAATATTGCTAAAAGTTTAATAAAAAAAGAAAAAATAAAAATTAAATATTTTTCTATTATATATAATCTAATAGATGATATGAAAAAATATATAAAAAATCTTTTATTACCAGAATATAAAGAAAAATTATTAGGACTAGCAGAAGTAAGAAGTATTTTCACTATCCCTAAAATAGGTATTATAGCTGGATGTATAGTTACATATGGTATTATTAAACGTAATAATTTGATGAAATTATTAAGAGATAAAAATATTATTTATCAAGGAATTCTTGATTCTTTAAGAAGATTTAAAGAAAATGTTAATGAAGTACGTAATGGTATGGAATGTGGTATTAGTATTAAAAATTTTAATAATATTCAAATAGGAGATAAAATAAAAATTTTTGAAAAAACTGAAATTACAAAAAAATAA
- the nusA gene encoding transcription termination factor NusA: protein MNKEILAVIEAVSNEKSLPREKIFEAMESALVSATKKKYEQDIEVFVNIDRKNGNFNTFRKWLIVKKVNYPTKEITLDAARIEDNNLKLGDYIYDQIKSINFNRITTQAAKQVIVHKVREAEKAIIIAKFKKKEGKILSAIVKKVNRKHLNLDLGHSINAIILRSDMLPRENFRLGDRIRGLLFYIKENVKETQLFLSRSKIQMLVELFYIEVPEIAEGLIEIKGVVRDPGSRAKIAVKTNDKRIDPVGACVGMRGARVQAISNELNGERIDIVLWDSDPEKFIINAMSPAEISSIILNKKKHIIDIIVKENNLAQAIGRNGQNIRLASQLSGWELNIMTKNNLCHKYKKKKNNIIEMFIKYLNIEYKLSKTIVEDGKISSFEELILIPINKLYKITNNFNLKINDLKKLKKLAKNINNNLSLIKNNHEKFKNNLFQLKGIDKKLSELLINKGILTIENLAEQSIEDISDIDNLDESKAGKIIMSARNICWFNKKNNT from the coding sequence ATGAATAAAGAAATATTAGCTGTTATTGAAGCAGTTTCAAATGAAAAATCTTTACCTCGTGAAAAAATATTTGAAGCAATGGAAAGTGCTTTAGTAAGTGCTACAAAAAAAAAATATGAACAAGATATAGAAGTATTTGTAAATATTGATCGTAAAAATGGAAATTTTAATACTTTCAGAAAATGGTTAATTGTTAAAAAAGTTAATTATCCTACTAAAGAAATTACTTTAGATGCAGCTCGTATTGAAGATAATAATTTAAAATTAGGTGATTATATTTATGACCAAATTAAATCTATTAATTTTAATCGTATTACTACTCAAGCTGCAAAACAAGTTATAGTACATAAAGTAAGAGAAGCAGAAAAAGCTATTATTATTGCTAAATTTAAAAAAAAAGAAGGAAAAATATTAAGTGCAATAGTTAAAAAAGTAAATAGAAAACATCTAAATTTAGATTTAGGACATAGTATTAATGCTATTATTTTACGTTCTGATATGTTACCAAGAGAAAATTTTAGATTAGGAGATAGAATAAGGGGTTTACTTTTTTATATTAAAGAAAATGTTAAAGAAACACAATTATTTCTAAGTAGATCTAAAATACAAATGTTGGTTGAGTTATTTTATATTGAAGTTCCAGAAATAGCAGAAGGATTAATCGAAATTAAAGGTGTTGTAAGAGATCCAGGATCCAGAGCTAAAATTGCTGTAAAAACAAATGATAAAAGAATTGATCCTGTAGGCGCTTGTGTTGGAATGAGAGGTGCTAGAGTACAAGCAATTTCTAATGAATTAAATGGAGAACGTATTGATATTGTACTCTGGGATTCTGATCCTGAAAAATTTATTATTAACGCTATGTCTCCTGCTGAAATATCATCAATCATCTTAAATAAAAAAAAACATATTATAGATATTATAGTTAAGGAAAATAATTTAGCTCAAGCTATTGGTAGAAACGGACAAAATATTCGTTTAGCATCACAATTAAGTGGCTGGGAATTAAATATTATGACAAAAAATAATTTATGTCATAAATATAAGAAAAAAAAAAATAATATTATAGAAATGTTTATAAAATATTTAAATATTGAATATAAATTATCAAAAACAATAGTTGAAGATGGGAAAATATCTTCTTTTGAAGAATTAATATTAATTCCAATAAATAAATTATATAAAATAACTAATAATTTTAATTTAAAAATTAATGATTTAAAAAAACTTAAAAAATTAGCCAAAAATATTAATAATAATTTATCTTTAATAAAAAATAATCATGAAAAATTTAAAAATAATTTATTTCAATTAAAAGGAATTGATAAAAAATTATCTGAATTATTAATAAATAAAGGAATCTTAACTATTGAAAATTTAGCAGAACAAAGTATTGAAGATATATCTGATATAGATAATTTAGATGAGTCAAAAGCTGGAAAAATAATTATGTCTGCACGAAATATTTGTTGGTTTAATAAAAAAAATAATACGTAA
- the rpoC gene encoding DNA-directed RNA polymerase subunit beta', with protein sequence MEDLFNFLKSQNKIEEFDTIKLSLASSDMIKSWSFGEVKKPETINYRTFKPERDGLFCARIFGPIKDYECLCGKYKRLKHRGVVCEKCGVEVTQTKVRRDRMGHIELASPIAHIWFLKSLPSRIGLLLNMPLKDIERVLYFESYVVIEEGMSSLNKKQILSEEQYLDSLEEFGNEFEAKMGAEAIQYLLKNINLKQECKILRNELNNINSETKKKKISKRIKLLESFINSGNKPEWMIMTVLPVLPPDLRPLVPLDGGRFATSDLNDLYRRVINRNNRLKRLLELSAPGIIIKNEKRMLQEAVDALLDNGRRGKSITGSNKRPLKSLADMIKGKQGRFRQNLLGKRVDYSGRSVITVGPYLRLHQCGLPKKMALELFKPFIYGKLEIKGFANTIKAAKKMVEKEESIVWDILDEVIKEHPILLNRAPTLHRLGIQAFEPILIEGKAIQLHPLVCAAYNADFDGDQMAVHIPLTLEAQLEARILMMSTNNILSPANGEPIIVPSQDVVLGIYYMTKDKINAYGEGMILTGPKEAERVYILGQADLHARVKVKIKEYKKNLIKDTWIKNSNIYNTTIGRAIFWNYVPKGISYNMINKTLGKKDISQILNICYRILGLKSTVIFADQIMYTGFYYAAKSGSSVGIDDIVIPDNKTEIISEAESEVTEIQEQFQSGLVTSGEKYNKVIDIWAAANEKVAKAMMKNLSIEKVINKNGFITKQSSFNNIFMMADSGARGSAAQIRQLAGMRGLMAKPDGSIIETPIIANFREGLNVLQYFISTHGARKGLADTALKTANSGYLTRRLVDVAQDLVITKNDCLTLDGIKISSIITGGDIKESLRERVLGRVVSEDIFYPNSKKILIHRNTLLNEKYCDILEQYSIDDIKVRSVVSCENNFGVCAYCYGRDLARGHLINIGEAVGVIAAQSIGEPGTQLTMRTFHVGGAASRSATESSIQVKDNGTIKLINVKSVINSTNKLVVISRNSELKIINNLNKIIESYKIPYGAIITKKNGSDIIAGEIVSYWDPHSMPIISEVSGKIKFVDMLEGQTIIKQTDDLTGLTSIVVLDTFERTSIGRDFRPMIKIINNNGEDIIIPGTDMPAHYFLPNKSIVHLKDGININIGDVLAKVPQESGGTKDITGGLPRVADLFEARKPKDSAILAEISGIISFGKETKGKRRIIITPVNSDIKPYEEMIPKWRQLNIFEGELINKGDIISDGPESPHDILRLRGINAVTNYIINEVQDVYRLQGVKINDKHIEVIIRQMLRKATIIKMGDSNFLEGEQVEVSKIKITNKKLQEQGKNLVLYNHDLLGITKASLATSSFISAASFQETTRVLTESSVSGKCDKLKGLKENVIVGRLIPAGTGYSYHQNRIKKKKLLNKKTNNISSADSAAANLTELLNAN encoded by the coding sequence GTGGAAGATTTATTTAATTTTTTAAAATCACAAAATAAAATAGAAGAATTTGATACAATAAAACTTTCTTTAGCTTCTTCTGATATGATAAAATCTTGGTCTTTTGGAGAAGTAAAAAAACCTGAAACAATTAATTATCGTACTTTTAAACCAGAAAGAGATGGTTTGTTTTGTGCTCGTATTTTTGGTCCAATTAAGGATTATGAATGTTTATGTGGTAAATATAAACGTTTAAAACATAGAGGTGTTGTTTGTGAAAAATGTGGAGTAGAAGTTACACAAACTAAAGTAAGAAGAGATCGAATGGGACATATTGAATTAGCATCTCCAATTGCACATATATGGTTTTTAAAATCCTTACCTTCTAGAATAGGTTTATTATTAAATATGCCTTTAAAGGATATAGAAAGAGTATTATATTTTGAATCATATGTAGTAATTGAAGAAGGTATGTCTTCATTAAATAAAAAACAGATTTTATCTGAAGAACAGTATTTAGATTCATTAGAGGAATTTGGTAACGAGTTCGAAGCTAAAATGGGAGCAGAAGCAATACAATATTTATTAAAAAATATTAATTTAAAACAAGAATGTAAAATATTACGTAATGAATTAAATAATATTAATTCTGAAACTAAAAAAAAAAAAATATCTAAAAGAATAAAACTATTAGAATCTTTCATAAATTCAGGTAATAAACCAGAATGGATGATTATGACAGTATTACCTGTATTACCTCCAGATTTAAGACCTTTAGTTCCTTTAGATGGAGGAAGATTTGCGACATCTGATTTAAATGATTTATATCGTCGAGTTATTAATCGTAATAATAGATTAAAACGTTTATTAGAATTATCAGCCCCTGGTATTATAATAAAAAATGAAAAACGTATGTTACAAGAAGCGGTTGATGCATTATTAGATAATGGAAGAAGAGGAAAATCAATTACTGGTTCTAATAAACGTCCTTTAAAATCATTAGCTGACATGATTAAGGGTAAACAAGGTAGATTTAGACAAAATTTATTAGGTAAAAGAGTTGATTATTCAGGTAGATCTGTTATTACAGTAGGCCCATATTTACGATTACATCAATGTGGGTTACCTAAAAAAATGGCATTAGAATTATTTAAACCATTTATATATGGAAAATTAGAAATAAAAGGATTTGCAAATACTATTAAAGCTGCAAAAAAAATGGTAGAAAAAGAAGAATCGATAGTATGGGATATTTTAGATGAAGTAATAAAAGAACATCCTATTTTATTAAATAGAGCTCCAACTTTACATCGATTAGGAATTCAAGCTTTTGAACCTATTTTAATTGAAGGTAAAGCAATACAATTACATCCTTTAGTGTGTGCAGCATATAATGCAGATTTTGATGGAGATCAAATGGCTGTTCATATTCCTTTAACATTAGAAGCACAATTAGAAGCAAGAATTTTAATGATGTCTACTAATAATATTTTATCCCCTGCAAACGGAGAACCAATTATTGTTCCATCACAAGATGTAGTATTAGGCATATATTATATGACTAAGGATAAAATTAATGCATATGGAGAAGGAATGATATTAACAGGTCCTAAAGAAGCGGAACGTGTTTATATTCTTGGACAAGCTGATTTACATGCTCGCGTTAAAGTAAAAATTAAAGAATATAAAAAAAATTTAATTAAAGATACATGGATAAAAAATAGTAATATTTATAATACTACAATTGGTAGAGCTATTTTTTGGAATTATGTACCTAAGGGTATATCATATAATATGATAAATAAAACTTTAGGTAAAAAAGATATTTCACAAATTTTAAATATATGTTATCGAATTTTAGGATTAAAATCTACAGTTATTTTTGCTGATCAAATTATGTATACTGGTTTTTATTATGCTGCTAAATCTGGTTCTTCTGTTGGTATAGATGATATTGTAATTCCTGATAATAAGACAGAAATTATTTCTGAAGCAGAATCTGAAGTTACTGAAATTCAAGAACAATTTCAATCAGGTCTTGTTACTTCAGGAGAAAAATATAATAAAGTTATTGATATTTGGGCAGCTGCTAATGAAAAAGTAGCAAAAGCTATGATGAAAAATTTGTCTATAGAAAAAGTAATAAATAAAAATGGTTTTATAACAAAACAAAGTTCTTTTAATAATATTTTTATGATGGCAGATTCTGGTGCTAGAGGTTCTGCAGCACAAATTAGACAATTAGCTGGGATGAGAGGTTTAATGGCAAAACCAGATGGTTCTATTATTGAAACTCCAATTATTGCTAATTTTAGAGAAGGATTAAATGTTTTACAGTATTTTATTTCAACTCATGGAGCTCGTAAAGGATTAGCAGATACTGCTTTAAAAACGGCAAATTCTGGTTATCTTACTCGTAGATTAGTAGATGTAGCTCAAGATTTAGTAATAACAAAAAATGATTGTTTAACTTTAGATGGTATAAAAATTTCTTCTATTATTACTGGAGGAGATATAAAAGAATCTCTAAGAGAGAGAGTATTGGGAAGAGTCGTTTCAGAAGATATTTTTTATCCAAATAGCAAAAAAATTTTAATTCATAGAAATACATTATTAAATGAAAAATACTGTGATATATTAGAACAATATTCAATTGATGATATTAAAGTAAGATCTGTTGTTAGTTGTGAAAATAATTTTGGAGTTTGTGCATATTGTTATGGTCGTGATTTAGCTAGAGGACATCTTATAAATATAGGAGAAGCTGTAGGAGTTATTGCAGCACAATCAATAGGTGAACCTGGAACACAATTAACAATGAGAACCTTTCATGTTGGAGGTGCTGCTTCTCGTTCTGCTACAGAATCGAGTATTCAAGTTAAAGATAATGGAACTATAAAATTAATAAATGTAAAATCAGTTATAAATTCTACTAATAAATTAGTAGTAATATCTAGAAATTCTGAATTAAAAATTATAAATAATTTAAATAAAATCATAGAAAGTTATAAAATACCATATGGTGCTATTATAACAAAAAAAAATGGATCAGATATTATTGCAGGAGAAATAGTTTCTTACTGGGATCCGCATAGTATGCCTATTATTAGTGAAGTAAGTGGAAAAATAAAATTTGTTGATATGTTAGAAGGACAAACAATTATAAAACAAACTGATGATTTAACTGGATTAACATCTATTGTTGTTTTAGATACTTTTGAAAGAACTTCTATAGGAAGAGATTTTAGACCTATGATTAAAATAATAAATAATAATGGTGAAGATATAATAATTCCAGGTACGGACATGCCTGCACATTATTTTTTACCTAATAAATCAATAGTTCACTTAAAAGATGGTATTAATATAAATATAGGAGATGTTTTAGCAAAAGTACCTCAAGAATCAGGTGGAACTAAAGATATTACTGGAGGACTTCCAAGAGTAGCTGATTTATTTGAAGCTAGAAAACCAAAAGATTCTGCTATTTTAGCAGAAATTAGTGGTATTATTTCTTTTGGTAAAGAAACAAAAGGAAAAAGACGAATAATAATTACTCCTGTAAATTCTGATATTAAACCATATGAAGAAATGATTCCAAAATGGAGACAGCTTAATATATTTGAAGGAGAATTAATTAATAAAGGAGATATAATTTCAGATGGTCCAGAATCTCCACATGATATTTTAAGATTAAGAGGAATTAATGCTGTTACTAATTATATAATTAACGAAGTACAAGATGTTTATCGACTTCAAGGAGTAAAAATTAATGATAAACATATAGAAGTTATTATACGTCAAATGTTACGTAAAGCTACTATAATAAAAATGGGAGATTCTAATTTTTTAGAAGGAGAACAAGTAGAAGTATCAAAAATAAAAATTACAAATAAAAAATTACAAGAGCAAGGGAAAAATTTAGTATTATATAATCATGATTTATTGGGTATTACTAAAGCTTCTTTAGCAACTTCATCCTTTATTTCTGCTGCTTCTTTTCAAGAAACAACAAGAGTTTTAACTGAATCATCAGTATCTGGTAAATGTGACAAATTAAAAGGATTAAAAGAAAATGTTATTGTAGGAAGATTAATTCCTGCTGGAACTGGATATTCTTATCATCAAAATAGAATTAAGAAAAAAAAATTATTAAATAAAAAGACAAATAATATTTCTTCAGCAGATTCGGCTGCTGCTAATTTAACTGAATTATTAAATGCTAATTAA
- a CDS encoding RlmE family RNA methyltransferase — MNFKKNKKSKKWLKNYNKDYYIKKVKKNINKFRSRSWFKLEEIEKKHKIFRNNITIIDLGSSPGGWSSFAASKIGKKGKIIACDILPMNPIHKVYFYQGNIYNPITLNKILKILNKKKVQIIMSDMAPNISGIKEIDIPRIIHLNEIALKLCYSLLEYNGIFLIKTFQGKGLIKFYNKISSVFKITKISKPNASRSQSCEIYIVAKKYKN; from the coding sequence ATGAATTTTAAAAAAAATAAAAAATCTAAAAAATGGTTAAAAAATTATAATAAAGATTATTATATAAAAAAAGTAAAAAAAAATATTAATAAATTCAGATCTAGATCATGGTTTAAATTAGAAGAAATAGAAAAAAAACATAAAATATTTCGAAATAATATAACAATAATTGATTTAGGATCTTCACCTGGTGGATGGTCTAGTTTTGCTGCATCAAAAATTGGTAAAAAGGGAAAAATTATAGCTTGTGATATATTACCAATGAATCCTATTCATAAAGTTTATTTTTATCAAGGAAATATATATAATCCTATTACATTAAATAAAATATTAAAAATACTAAATAAAAAAAAAGTTCAAATAATAATGTCTGATATGGCTCCTAATATTTCAGGAATAAAAGAAATAGATATACCACGTATTATTCATTTAAATGAAATAGCATTAAAATTATGTTATTCTTTATTAGAATATAATGGAATTTTTTTAATAAAAACTTTTCAAGGTAAGGGATTAATTAAATTTTATAATAAAATTAGTTCTGTATTTAAAATAACTAAAATTAGTAAACCTAATGCTTCAAGATCTCAATCATGTGAAATTTATATTGTTGCAAAAAAATATAAAAATTAA